In Candidatus Methylomirabilota bacterium, the genomic stretch GAAAGATCTAGGGATCATCGCCCTGCGGGGGCGCATCGTGGTGATCGGCAACCGCGGCGACGTGGAGATCAACGCGCGACTGGCCATGAACAAGGACGCGGCGATCCTGGGCATGGCGCTGAACCACGCGACGCCGGCCCAGCACGCGGGCATCCACGCCGCGCTGGTGGAGGGGCTCCGCAACGGCTCGCTGCGTCCGGTGATCGCGCAGGAGCTGCCGCTGGGTGAGGCCTCGCGCGCCCACGAGGCGGTCATGCAGGCCGGCCACCACGGCAAGATCGTGCTGGTGGCCTGACGCGCCCCGGAAGAGTGGGCGACGTGCGA encodes the following:
- a CDS encoding zinc-binding dehydrogenase; its protein translation is KDLGIIALRGRIVVIGNRGDVEINARLAMNKDAAILGMALNHATPAQHAGIHAALVEGLRNGSLRPVIAQELPLGEASRAHEAVMQAGHHGKIVLVA